Proteins from one Archocentrus centrarchus isolate MPI-CPG fArcCen1 chromosome 8, fArcCen1, whole genome shotgun sequence genomic window:
- the LOC115783917 gene encoding beta-1,4 N-acetylgalactosaminyltransferase 2-like, whose amino-acid sequence MLSSSSRLQLMAVVSVIILMLSLLYFTNLCNCPGELFSTTPKLRSSLPRNLSLPGQCTCPAGSQLLKNYIPEDEYEDLVQRRAKEFQQYKTRTASVLSRLLFALPNSPLQYPIQGYVVRPLTSTLIPGLGLHAEKRSSYKVTLSVSKGILTTHTPPEEAMVKGSGENKLIIESSSLLTLNDLLAKVSYTSSEYHINTGDLATFQFENDEAVFPIAIKQPQIPVLYDMGTDINSQVTIATKTFLRYKQLRVLVDSIRQFYSNINIIIADDSLEPEKITGENIQHYIMPPAQGWFAGRNLAVSQVTTKYFLWVDDDFLFTEKTKIEKLAEVMEAVPELDVVGASVNGNRFPFALVYEEGEENEGGCLSRKFRKFQPLPGYPQCTVANGVVNFFLARTDAAQRVGFDPKLQRQAHSEFFMDGLGTLLVATCGDVVIGHQPKTADNTVPEYRKFRYPGRSDTEFKLKLHFFKNHLKCIKY is encoded by the exons atgttaTCCAGCAGTTCAAGGCTTCAGCTGATGGCTGTTGTTAGTGTGATCATCCTGATGTTATCATTATTATATTTCACCAATTTGTGCAACTGTCCTGGAGAGCTGTTTTCCACTACACCGAAACTAAG GTCATCTCTCCCCAGGAACCTCTCCTTGCCGGGTCAATGCACCTGCCCTGCTGGCTCACAGCTTCTTAAAAATTACATCCCCGAGGATGAATATGAGGACTTAGTTCAACGGCGAGCTAAGGAGTTCCAGCAGTACAAAACCAG GACGGCTTCTGTACTATCCAGACTACTGTTTGCTTTGCCCAACTCTCCTCTGCAGTATCCTATTCAGGGTTATGTAGTACGGCCTTTGACCTCTACTCTCATACCAG GTTTAGGGCTGCAtgcagaaaaaagaagcagctacAAG GTGACATTAAGTGTTTCTAAAGGCATCCTAACCACACATACTCCACCAGAAGAGGCAATGGTCAAAG GTTCTGGTGAGAATAAACTGATTATCGAGTCCAGCAGCCTACTGACCCTGAATGATTTGCTGGCCAAAGTGTCCTATACCAGCAGTGAATACCATATAAATACTGGAGACCTCG CCACTTTCCAGTTTGAAAACGATGAAGCTGTGTTTCCCATTGCTATCAAACAGCCTCAAATACCAGTCCTGTATGACATGGGCACAG ATATCAACTCTCAAGTCACCATCGCCACGAAGACCTTCCTGCGCTATAAACAACTGAGGGTGTTGGTGGACAGCATCCGACAATTCTACAGCAACATAAACATCATTATTGCAGATGACAGCTTAGAACCAGAGAAAATTACTGGAGAAAACATCCAACATTACATCATGCCTCCAGCACAG GGGTGGTTTGCAGGCAGAAATCTGGCTGTTTCCCAGGTAACCACCAAGTACTTCCTGTGGGTCGATGATGACTTTTTGTTCACTGAGAAGACGAAGATAGAGAAGCTTGCAGAAGTGATGGAGGCGGTCCCTGAACTGGACGTG GTGGGTGCGTCAGTAAATGGGAATAGGTTTCCCTTTGCTCTTGTAtatgaggaaggagaggaaaatGAAGGTGGCTGCCTATCCAGGAAGTTTAGGAAATTTCAACCACTTCCTGGATACCCACAATGCACTGTGGCCAATGGAGTTGTCAACTTCTTCCTGGCTCGCACAGATGCCGCGCAGAGGGTGGGCTTTGACCCTAAGCTCCAAAGACAAGCGCATTCAG AGTTCTTCATGGACGGTCTGGGCACTTTGCTTGTTGCCACATGTGGTGATGTGGTGATTGGCCATCAACCCAAGACGGCAGACAACACGGTTCCTGAGTACAGAAAATTCAGATACCCCGGAAGATCTGACACCGAGTTCAAACTGAAGCTTCACTTTTTCAAAAACCACCTTAAGTGCATCAAATATTGA